The Salvia splendens isolate huo1 chromosome 21, SspV2, whole genome shotgun sequence genome includes a window with the following:
- the LOC121784051 gene encoding microsomal glutathione S-transferase 3-like, which translates to MGKVELLPKEYGYVILVVVAYCFLNMWMTIQVGKARKKYKVFYPTMYAIESENKDAKLFNCVQRGHQNSLELMPMVLVLLILGGIRHPVIAASLGAAYTVTRYFYFTGYSTGHPKNRLTIGNYGFVAMAGLIVCTISCGVHMLIA; encoded by the exons ATGGGTAAAGTGGAATTACTCCCAAAGGAATACGGATACGTGATTCTTGTTGTTGTTGCATATTGCTTTTTGAATATGTGGATGACTATCCAAGTAGGCAAAGCCAGAAAGAA GTATAAGGTGTTCTATCCCACCATGTACGCAATCGAATCTGAGAACAAGGACGCGAAGCTCTTTAACTGTGTTCAG AGGGGGCACCAAAATTCGTTGGAGCTGATGCCGATGGTGTTGGTTTTGTTGATATTGGGAGGGATTCGGCATCCTGTCATTGCTGCATCACTCGGAGCTGCATATACCGTTACGCGCTATTTCTATTTCACGGGCTACTCTACCGGTCACCCCAAGAATCGCCTTACAATCGG GAATTACGGGTTCGTAGCCATGGCTGGGCTTATCGTCTGCACAATATCGTGTGGAGTGCATATGCTCATCGCATGA
- the LOC121783305 gene encoding protein DJ-1 homolog D-like, with product MAGQKRVLLLCGDYVEDYEVMVPFQALLAYGLSVDAVCPGKKAGDICRTAIHDLQGHQTYSESRGHNFALNATFNEIDATKYDGLVIPGGRAPEYLAVDDSVVALVKKFEDFKKPIASICHGQLILAAADVVKGRKCTAYPSLKPALIAAGARWVEPDTLAYCTSDGNLITGATYDGHPEFIRLFINALGAKISGSGKRILFLCGDYMEDYEVMVPFQSLHALDCLVDAVCPGKKAGETCPTAVHDFEGDQTYSEKPGHNFTLNADFESVNPSGYDGLVIPGGRAPEYLALNDKVIQVVKEFMASNKPVASICHGQQILSAANVLKGKKCTAYPAVKLNVVLAGATWLEPEPIHRCFTDGNLVTGAAWPGHPEFVAQFMVLLGLSVSF from the exons ATGGCTGGGCAGAAAAGGGTCCTCTTGCTGTGCGGAGACTATGTCGAAGATTACGAG GTGATGGTTCCATTTCAAGCGTTGCTAGCATATGGGCTATCCGTTGACGCTGTTTGTCCCGGCAAGAAAGCGGGCGACATTTGTCGCACTGCAATCCATGATCTTCAAGGACATCAG ACATATTCCGAGTCAAGGGGGCATAATTTTGCTCTTAATGCTACTTTTAATGAAATAGATGCCACCAAATATGATGGACTGGTCATACCAGGAGGACGTGCCCCAGAATATCTTGCGGTGGATGACTCTGTTGTAGCTTTGGTAAAAAAGTTTGAAGACTTTAAAAAGCCAATTGCGTCCATCTGCCATGGACAGTTGATCTTGGCTGCAGCTGATGTTGTAAAAGGCAGAAAATGCACTGCTTATCCATCTCTTAAACCTGCACTCATTGCTGCTGGTGCGCGTTGGGTAGAACCAGATACCTTGGCCTACTGTACCAGTGATGGAAACCTGATAACTGGTGCTACATACGATGGACATCCTGAGTTCATCCGCCTTTTTATCAACGCATTAGGAGCCAAGATATCTGGTTCTGGAAAGAGAATCCTATTCCTTTGTGGA GATTACATGGAGGATTATGAGGTGATGGTTCCATTCCAGTCCCTTCATGCCCTTGACTGTCTCGTTGATGCTGTTTGCCCAGGGAAGAAAGCAGGTGAGACGTGCCCTACAGCTGTTCACGACTTTGAAGGTGATCAAACCTACAGTGAGAAGCCAGGACACAACTTCACTTTAAATGCGGATTTTGAAAGTGTGAATCCCTCAGGCTATGATGGACTCGTCATACCTGGGGGTCGCGCGCCAGAGTATTTGGCGCTGAATGACAAGGTTATTCAGGTAGTGAAGGAATTCATGGCATCCAATAAACCAGTAGCATCCATCTGTCACGGACAACAAATTTTATCTGCTGCGAATGTTCTGAAG GGCAAGAAATGTACTGCATACCCGGCTGTGAAGCTTAATGTTGTTCTAGCGGGGGCTACATGGTTAGAGCCCGAACCCATTCACCGGTGCTTCACGGATGGAAATCTGGTTACTGGAGCAGCCTGGCCGGGCCATCCGGAATTTGTAGCTCAGTTCATGGTGCTTCTTGGCCTTAGTGTATCGTTCTAG
- the LOC121784965 gene encoding beta-catenin-like protein 1 translates to MDLPPPQKRIRSASPQPPPPFDAPIDLSLLEALEKSQQNAIETLDLKTLKRLALSLERRLNANTAARLKYPDNPEKFADSELELHEELQKLKILAGAPELYPDLVSLGTVNSIAGLLNHDNTDIAIDAVTLLQDLTDADVIEDNEESAQVLVDALIENSAVELLVQNLSRLSDSDPDESAAIYNTLSTIENLIEVKPSASELVCEKTKLLKWLQARIKIREFDSNKQYASEILAILLQNSAANQKRFGQMNGVDTLLQAVAMYKSKDPKMGDEEEMVENLFDCLCCVLMPLENKERFVKAEGVELMIIIMNQKKLCYGSAIRALDFAMTNYPPACERFIDVMGLKTAFPAFMGKVPLSKKNKKKQSKEELEERLLSLIASLFGGILRGSRRERLLSKFVENECEKIDRLMELYMRYSDRVKEETERFDELELDDLEIDDDEKYNRKLESGLYTLQLIAVILGHLWTSEHSRMRARIELLLKQQKLTKNDVKIILQEYHDNIGDLDGPEERERAQSKISKFISALT, encoded by the exons ATGGACCTCCCGCCGCCTCAGAAACGAATCCGCTCCGCCTCCCCGCAGCCTCCCCCACCATTCGACGCCCCAATCGACCTCTCTCTCCTCGAAGCCCTCGAGAAATCGCAGCAGAATGCCATCGAAACCCTCGACCTTAAAACCTTGAAGAGGCTCGCCCTCTCGCTGGAACGCCGCCTCAACGCCAACACCGCCGCCCGCCTCAAGTACCCTGACAACCCCGAGAAGTTCGCCGATTCCGAGCTCGAGCTCCACGAAGAGCTCCAGAAGCTCAAAATCCTCGCCGGCGCGCCTGAGCTCTATCCCGACCTCGTCAGCCTCGGCACCGTCAATTCCATCGCTGGACTTCTCAACCACGACAATACCGACATCGCCATTGATGCCGTCACGCTCCTGCAGGACCTCACCGACGCAGACGTTATCGAGGATAATGAGGAGTCGGCGCAGGTGCTCGTCGACGCACTGATCGAGAACAGTGCGGTGGAATTGCTGGTGCAAAATTTGTCGCGGTTGAGTGACTCCGACCCCGATGAGTCGGCCGCTATTTACAACACGCTGTCGACTATTGAGAATCTTATCGAGGTGAAGCCTTCTGCATCCGAGCTTGTGTGTGAGAAGACGAAGCTGTTGAAATGGCTCCAGGCGCGGATTAAAATACGCGAATTCGATAGTAATAAGCAGTATGCTTCCGAGATCTTGGCGATTTTGTTGCAGAATAGTGCTGCTAACCAGAAGAGGTTCGGCCAGATGAATGGCGTAGACACTTTGTTGCAGGCCGTGGCAATGTATAAGTCGAAGGACCCGAAGATGGGCGATGAGGAGGAGATGGTGGAGAATTTGTTTGACTGTCTATGTTGTGTGTTGATGCCTTTGGAGAATAAGGAGAGGTTTGTGAAGGCGGAAGGGGTAGAGTTGATGATCATTATCATGAATCAGAAGAAACTATGTTATGGCTCCGCCATCAGGGCTTTGGATTTTGCAATGACCAACTATCCGCCTGCGTGCGAACGGTTTATTGATGTGATGGGGTTGAAGACTGCTTTTCCTGCTTTTATGGGTAAG GTGCCTCTCagcaagaagaataagaaaaaacAGTCCAAGGAAGAATTGGAAGAGCGCCTCTTATCTCTAATTGCATCCCTATTTG GTGGAATCTTGAGGGGTTCGAGAAGGGAAAGATTGTTAAGCAAATTTGTTGAAAATGAGTGTGAAAAGATAGATCGGCTTATGGAACTCTATATGCG ATATTCAGATAGAGTGAAAGAAGAGACTGAACGGTTTGATGAGCTTGAGCTCGATGACCTTGAG attgatgatgatgagaaATATAATCGGAAGCTGGAATCTGGGCTGTATACTCTTCAG TTGATTGCGGTTATCCTGGGCCATCTTTGGACCTCTGA GCACTCTCGAATGAGAGCAAGGATTGAACTGCTTTTGAAGCAACAAAAGTTAACTAAGAATGATGTGAAGATTATTCTTCAG GAGTATCATGACAACATCGGTGACCTCGATGGCCCTGAAGAAAGAGAAAGGGCTCAGTCAAAGATCTCCAAATTCATCTCCGCCTTAACCTGA